In Luteimonas sp. MC1750, the following proteins share a genomic window:
- a CDS encoding phosphoethanolamine--lipid A transferase, producing the protein MGVIALPLRQPSTLAGRLTAWRPAMTVDALALWASLYFAIACNLPFWRAVAATGALPGLAGLMATTSLFVLVVALQAFLLCLLLHGRLARPVLAALLVLAAVCAHFSSAYGVYFDTDMVRNVLHTDVREAGELLAWSTVPTLAVLAGLPLLVLSRIRLIRRRPARAALARLGWMLALALVAAGSALAGFQDLSALMRNHRELRHLIVPGNVVVASATLLRDQARTPPPRRPLGRDAVLAARPDGARPRLLVLVVGETLRAQNWGLNGYARQTTPRLADSAAVNFPDVTACGTSTEVSLPCMFSPDGRAGYDKARLANSESLLHVLEHAGVHTLWRDNQSGCKGVCTGLAFESTRTRAPGGCGADECHDAVLLDGLDAAIDRWPGDQVIVLHQLGNHGPAYHRRTPARLLRYAPTCDTDDLGHCSREQVVNSYDNAVLATDDLLADVITLLARRDERDTALLYLSDHGESLGENGLYLHGLPWAIAPDTQKKVPMLAWLSPGMAAARQTSLACLRGTAATPASHDDLFHPVLGLFDVRTAIYDRDHDVFPGCSP; encoded by the coding sequence ATGGGCGTAATCGCCCTGCCGCTGCGCCAGCCGTCCACCCTGGCTGGCCGGCTCACCGCATGGCGGCCGGCGATGACGGTCGACGCCCTCGCGCTCTGGGCGAGCCTGTATTTCGCGATCGCCTGCAACCTGCCGTTCTGGCGCGCCGTGGCCGCGACCGGAGCGCTCCCGGGCCTCGCCGGCCTGATGGCCACGACCAGCCTGTTCGTGCTGGTGGTCGCGCTGCAGGCCTTCCTGCTGTGCCTGCTGCTGCACGGCCGCCTGGCCAGGCCGGTGCTGGCGGCGCTGCTCGTGCTGGCCGCGGTGTGCGCCCATTTCTCCAGCGCCTACGGGGTCTATTTCGACACCGACATGGTGCGCAACGTCCTGCACACCGACGTCCGCGAAGCCGGCGAGCTGCTGGCCTGGAGCACGGTGCCGACGCTTGCCGTGCTCGCCGGCCTGCCGCTGCTGGTGCTGTCGCGCATCCGGCTCATCCGGCGGCGGCCGGCGCGCGCGGCGCTCGCGCGCCTGGGCTGGATGCTCGCGCTGGCACTGGTCGCCGCCGGCAGCGCGCTGGCGGGCTTCCAGGACCTGTCGGCGCTGATGCGCAACCATCGCGAGCTGCGCCACCTGATCGTGCCCGGCAACGTCGTCGTGGCCAGCGCCACCCTGCTGCGCGACCAGGCGCGGACGCCGCCGCCGCGCAGGCCGCTGGGTCGTGATGCCGTGCTGGCCGCCCGGCCCGATGGCGCGCGGCCGCGCCTGCTGGTGCTGGTGGTGGGCGAAACGCTGCGCGCGCAGAACTGGGGCCTCAACGGCTACGCGCGCCAGACCACGCCGCGGCTCGCCGATTCGGCCGCCGTCAACTTCCCCGATGTCACCGCCTGCGGCACCAGCACCGAGGTCTCCCTGCCCTGCATGTTCTCGCCCGATGGCCGCGCCGGCTACGACAAGGCGCGCCTGGCCAACTCGGAATCGCTGCTGCACGTGCTCGAGCACGCCGGCGTGCACACCCTGTGGCGCGACAACCAGTCCGGCTGCAAGGGCGTCTGCACCGGCCTCGCCTTCGAATCGACCCGCACGCGCGCGCCCGGCGGCTGCGGCGCCGATGAATGCCACGACGCGGTGCTGCTCGACGGCCTGGACGCGGCCATCGACCGCTGGCCGGGCGACCAGGTGATCGTGCTGCACCAGCTCGGCAACCACGGCCCCGCCTACCACCGGCGCACGCCGGCGCGCCTGCTCCGCTACGCGCCCACCTGCGACACCGACGACCTCGGCCACTGCAGCCGCGAGCAGGTGGTGAACAGCTACGACAACGCGGTGCTGGCCACCGACGACCTGCTGGCCGACGTGATCACCCTGCTGGCCCGCCGCGACGAGCGCGACACCGCCCTGCTCTACCTGTCCGACCACGGCGAATCCCTGGGCGAGAACGGCCTGTACCTGCACGGCCTGCCCTGGGCGATCGCCCCGGACACGCAGAAGAAGGTACCGATGCTGGCCTGGCTGTCGCCGGGCATGGCCGCGGCGCGGCAGACCAGCCTGGCCTGCCTGCGCGGGACCGCCGCCACGCCCGCGAGCCACGACGACCTCTTCCACCCGGTGCTCGGCCTGTTCGACGTACGCACCGCGATCTACGACCGCGACCACGATGTCTTCCCGGGATGCAGCCCATGA
- a CDS encoding glycosyltransferase produces MNLPHPRRPLAPALSVVVPACNEAGSLPGLLDEIDAALRDVASYEVICVDDASDDDTASVLAACAAASPQLRVLRHRSRSGQSAALRNGVKAARADWIATLDGDGQNDPADLPRLLLAREGAGADVRLFAGWRVKREDSASKRWASRIANGIRARLLGDATPDTGCGIKLFEREAFLDLPAFDHMHRFLPALMQRAGWRTLSVPVNHRPRLHGQSKYDNLGRALVGISDLRGVLWLLRRRTCAVAEERIARDVEVLP; encoded by the coding sequence ATGAACCTTCCCCACCCGCGACGCCCGCTGGCGCCGGCCCTCAGCGTGGTCGTGCCAGCCTGCAACGAAGCCGGCAGCCTGCCCGGCCTGCTCGACGAGATCGATGCCGCCCTGCGCGACGTCGCCAGCTACGAGGTCATCTGCGTCGACGATGCCTCCGACGACGACACCGCCTCCGTGCTGGCGGCCTGCGCCGCCGCCAGTCCGCAGCTGCGCGTCCTCCGTCACCGGTCCCGCAGCGGCCAGAGCGCGGCGCTGCGCAACGGCGTCAAGGCCGCGCGCGCCGACTGGATCGCCACCCTCGATGGCGACGGCCAGAACGATCCCGCCGACCTGCCGCGGCTGCTCCTTGCACGCGAAGGCGCCGGCGCCGACGTGCGGCTGTTCGCGGGCTGGCGCGTGAAGCGCGAGGATTCCGCCAGCAAGCGCTGGGCCTCGCGCATCGCCAACGGCATCCGCGCACGGCTGCTCGGCGACGCCACCCCCGACACCGGCTGCGGCATCAAGCTGTTCGAGCGCGAGGCCTTCCTCGACCTGCCCGCGTTCGACCACATGCACCGCTTCCTTCCGGCGCTGATGCAGCGCGCGGGCTGGCGCACGCTGAGCGTGCCGGTCAACCACCGGCCGCGCCTGCACGGCCAGAGCAAGTACGACAACCTCGGCCGCGCGCTGGTCGGGATCAGCGACCTGCGCGGCGTGCTGTGGCTGCTGCGGCGCCGGACCTGCGCCGTCGCCGAAGAGCGCATCGCGCGCGATGTTGAGGTGCTGCCATGA
- the dinB gene encoding DNA polymerase IV: MRKILHIDMDAFYASVEQRDDPSLRGRPVVVAWRGARSVVCAASYEARVFGVRSAMPAVRAERLCPDAVFVPPDFVRYKAASKQVREIFLAHTDLVQPLSLDEAYLDVTVPKIASPSATESARRIRAEIREATSLTASAGIAPNKFLAKIASDWNKPDGQFVVKPAQVEAFLTPLPVSKIPGVGKVMAKKLADIGVATVGDLRGFALEELQARFGSFGAGLYRRARGIDERPVEPDQPVQSISSEDTFEQDLPLYAFEDALRRLAGKAWDATRRTPRVGRTVVLKLKTSDFRILTRSHTPDLPPASLEEFTAIALALQERVQLPAQTRYRLAGVGLAGFRDPEEAPVQPPLFDSA; encoded by the coding sequence ATGCGCAAGATCCTCCATATCGACATGGACGCCTTCTACGCGTCGGTGGAGCAGCGCGACGATCCGTCGCTGCGCGGCCGCCCTGTGGTCGTGGCCTGGCGCGGCGCGCGCTCGGTGGTGTGCGCGGCGTCGTACGAGGCGCGGGTGTTCGGCGTGCGATCGGCGATGCCGGCGGTGCGCGCCGAGCGCCTGTGCCCCGACGCGGTCTTCGTGCCCCCGGATTTCGTCCGCTACAAGGCCGCGTCGAAGCAGGTCCGGGAGATCTTCCTGGCGCACACCGACCTGGTGCAGCCGCTGTCGCTGGACGAGGCCTACCTCGACGTGACCGTGCCGAAGATCGCCTCGCCGAGCGCCACGGAGTCGGCGCGCAGGATCCGCGCCGAGATCCGCGAGGCGACGTCGCTGACCGCCTCGGCCGGCATCGCGCCGAACAAGTTCCTGGCCAAGATCGCCTCCGACTGGAACAAGCCCGACGGCCAGTTCGTGGTCAAGCCCGCGCAGGTCGAGGCCTTCCTCACGCCGCTGCCGGTCTCGAAGATCCCCGGCGTGGGCAAGGTGATGGCGAAGAAGCTGGCCGACATCGGCGTGGCCACCGTGGGCGACCTGCGCGGCTTCGCGCTGGAGGAGCTGCAGGCGCGCTTCGGCAGCTTCGGCGCCGGGCTGTACCGGCGCGCGCGCGGCATCGACGAGCGCCCGGTCGAGCCCGACCAGCCGGTGCAGTCGATCTCCAGCGAGGACACCTTCGAGCAGGACCTGCCGCTGTATGCGTTCGAGGACGCGCTGCGCCGGCTCGCGGGCAAGGCCTGGGACGCCACGCGGCGCACCCCGCGGGTGGGACGCACGGTGGTCCTGAAGCTCAAGACCTCCGACTTCCGCATCCTGACCCGCAGCCACACGCCGGACCTGCCGCCGGCCTCGCTGGAAGAGTTCACCGCGATCGCGCTGGCCCTGCAGGAGCGCGTGCAGCTGCCGGCGCAGACGCGCTACCGGTTGGCGGGCGTCGGGCTTGCCGGCTTCCGCGATCCGGAAGAGGCGCCGGTCCAGCCGCCGCTGTTCGACTCCGCCTGA
- a CDS encoding bifunctional acetate--CoA ligase family protein/GNAT family N-acetyltransferase: MGTYALGSVFAPASVALVGGSPRERSLGRLVLRQVIDGGFHGRIGVVNKRYPELEGVATAPRLDALGFAPELVLVATPPATVARVALRAADAGARALIVLTRDMGEGPGSHNEALQAIARERGLRVVGPNCLGVIAPHSKLFASFAAHRPPAGDLALVSQSGAIGAAMIEWASARGLGFSAVVSLGDAVDVDFGDLLDWFATDRHTRAILLYLERVRDARKFLSAARAAARGKPVVVVRPGRHARREGPLATHAATLATPDAVYDAAFRRAGLLRVHALDELFAAAETLSHLGSVPGKRLAVLTNGAGTGLLALDRLQDLGGMPAKLADATVARLDGELARGWSRSNPVDLLGDADGERYAAGLAALLDDPGNDAVLAVNVPTVLSDPLETAEATVRVLAARPRGAAKKPVLALWLGDDRGASELLGGAGVPTYASEAEAVRGFMYLVRHREAQAALMETPPSLPEDFAVDRDAAQALVARALAEGREWLDPEATARLLAAYGIDIATPVLAASPEAAVAAAQPLLAGGGTVAVKVLSPDIAHKSDVDGVRLHLNSAAAVHEAAAEIIARARALRPGARIDGVSVHPMVLRAKAREVIAGIADDPVFGPVVVFGRGGTAVELIDDKALALPPLDLRLAHELIGRTRVSRILRAYRDVPAADERALALVLVKLAQLAADIPEVREVDINPLLVDAGGAVALDARIALAPSRRLHRGRGHPRFAVFPYPTELERTLQLSNGRAAFVRPVRPEDDAMFRRFFEHVSADDLRLRFFRAVRDFSHDFIARLVQLDYARSMALVAIDVESGDMLGAVRLLADSDFRRGEYGIMVRSDLKGAGLGWKLMQEMIGVARWMGLEMIEGQVLRENSTMLAMCRRLGFKVVPDPDDATLMLVTLPVAPPHPL; encoded by the coding sequence ATGGGTACCTACGCGCTCGGATCCGTGTTCGCGCCGGCCTCGGTGGCGCTGGTGGGCGGCAGTCCGCGCGAACGTTCGCTGGGTCGCCTGGTGCTGCGGCAGGTCATCGACGGCGGTTTCCACGGCCGCATCGGCGTGGTCAACAAGCGCTATCCGGAGCTCGAAGGCGTGGCGACCGCGCCGCGCCTGGACGCGCTCGGCTTCGCACCCGAGCTGGTGCTGGTGGCCACGCCGCCGGCCACGGTGGCACGGGTGGCCCTGCGCGCCGCCGACGCCGGCGCGCGCGCGCTGATCGTGCTGACCCGCGACATGGGCGAGGGCCCCGGCTCGCACAACGAGGCGCTGCAGGCGATCGCGCGCGAGCGCGGGCTGCGCGTGGTCGGGCCGAACTGCCTGGGCGTGATCGCGCCGCATTCGAAGCTGTTCGCGAGTTTCGCCGCGCACCGGCCTCCCGCAGGCGACCTTGCGCTGGTGTCGCAGTCGGGTGCGATCGGGGCGGCGATGATCGAGTGGGCCAGCGCGCGCGGGCTGGGCTTTTCCGCCGTGGTCTCGCTGGGCGATGCCGTCGACGTCGATTTCGGCGACCTGCTCGACTGGTTCGCCACCGACCGCCACACCCGCGCGATCCTGCTCTACCTCGAACGCGTGCGCGACGCGCGCAAGTTCCTGTCGGCGGCACGCGCGGCGGCGCGCGGCAAGCCGGTGGTGGTGGTGCGCCCGGGGCGCCACGCGCGGCGCGAGGGCCCGCTGGCGACCCACGCCGCCACCCTGGCCACGCCCGACGCGGTCTATGACGCCGCCTTCCGCCGCGCCGGTCTGCTGCGCGTGCACGCACTCGACGAGCTGTTCGCCGCGGCCGAGACGCTGTCGCACCTCGGCAGCGTGCCGGGCAAGCGCCTGGCGGTGCTGACCAACGGCGCGGGAACCGGCCTGCTTGCGCTCGACCGGCTGCAGGACCTCGGTGGGATGCCGGCGAAGCTGGCCGATGCGACCGTGGCACGGCTGGACGGCGAACTGGCCCGCGGCTGGTCGCGCAGCAACCCGGTCGACCTGCTGGGCGACGCCGATGGCGAGCGCTACGCCGCGGGCCTGGCGGCCCTGCTCGACGATCCCGGCAACGATGCCGTGCTCGCGGTCAACGTGCCCACGGTGCTGTCGGATCCGCTCGAGACCGCCGAGGCCACGGTGCGCGTGCTGGCCGCCCGCCCACGCGGCGCGGCGAAGAAGCCGGTGCTGGCGCTGTGGCTGGGCGACGACCGTGGCGCCTCGGAGCTCCTCGGCGGCGCCGGCGTGCCGACCTATGCCAGCGAGGCCGAGGCCGTGCGCGGCTTCATGTACCTGGTGCGCCACCGCGAGGCGCAGGCCGCGCTGATGGAAACGCCGCCGAGCCTGCCGGAGGATTTCGCGGTGGATCGCGACGCCGCGCAGGCGCTGGTCGCCCGCGCGCTGGCCGAGGGGCGCGAATGGCTGGACCCCGAAGCCACGGCGCGCCTACTGGCCGCCTACGGCATCGACATCGCCACGCCCGTGCTGGCCGCGAGCCCGGAGGCTGCCGTGGCCGCCGCGCAGCCGCTGCTCGCGGGCGGTGGCACGGTGGCGGTCAAGGTGCTGTCGCCGGACATCGCGCACAAGTCCGACGTCGATGGCGTGCGCCTGCACCTCAACAGCGCCGCCGCCGTGCACGAAGCGGCCGCGGAAATCATCGCCCGCGCGCGGGCGCTGCGGCCCGGCGCGCGCATCGACGGCGTCAGCGTGCACCCGATGGTGCTGCGGGCGAAGGCGCGCGAGGTGATCGCCGGGATCGCGGACGATCCGGTGTTCGGTCCGGTGGTGGTGTTCGGCCGCGGCGGCACCGCGGTGGAGCTGATCGACGACAAGGCCCTGGCGCTGCCGCCGCTCGACCTGCGCCTGGCGCACGAGCTGATCGGGCGCACGCGGGTGTCGCGCATCCTGCGCGCCTACCGCGACGTGCCGGCGGCCGACGAGCGCGCGCTGGCCCTGGTGCTGGTGAAGCTGGCGCAGCTGGCGGCCGACATTCCCGAAGTGCGCGAAGTCGACATCAACCCGCTGCTGGTCGACGCCGGCGGCGCGGTGGCGCTGGACGCGCGGATCGCGCTGGCGCCGTCCAGGCGCCTGCACCGCGGCCGCGGCCACCCGCGCTTCGCGGTGTTTCCGTATCCGACCGAGCTCGAGCGCACGCTCCAGCTGTCCAATGGCCGCGCGGCCTTCGTGCGCCCGGTGCGCCCGGAGGACGACGCGATGTTCCGCCGCTTCTTCGAGCACGTCAGCGCCGACGACCTGCGCCTGCGCTTCTTCCGCGCGGTGCGCGACTTCAGCCACGACTTCATCGCCCGGCTCGTGCAGCTGGACTACGCGCGCTCGATGGCTCTGGTGGCGATCGACGTCGAGTCGGGCGACATGCTGGGCGCCGTGCGCCTGCTGGCCGACTCCGACTTCCGCCGCGGCGAGTACGGGATCATGGTGCGCTCCGACCTGAAGGGCGCGGGCCTGGGCTGGAAGTTGATGCAGGAGATGATCGGGGTCGCGCGCTGGATGGGGCTGGAGATGATCGAAGGCCAGGTGCTGCGCGAGAACAGCACCATGCTCGCCATGTGCCGGCGGCTCGGCTTTAAGGTGGTCCCCGACCCGGACGACGCCACGCTGATGCTGGTCACCCTCCCGGTCGCCCCGCCCCACCCCCTGTAG